In one window of Desulfovibrio sp. UIB00 DNA:
- the ccsA gene encoding cytochrome c biogenesis protein CcsA, translated as MISPEFSTAVTLLLYGSASVAGLAGVAARSALWRKIGCSVALAGFACQTLMLFLGFHKALPGGLSAGAYFQLMAWFVVLCGIAAWAKLRQEIPLVFATPLGLMLFAMSAPYLASVVQVPPSLNTSFYALHIGSLFLSLALLALAFAAGALFLFMEGRIKSKLTMKGFWLDMPALSMLDKINAITTMIGFPMYTLGIVSGLIWAKPVFGGTVTGDPKEVISIVIWLFYSVLFHNRLTKGWKGRKPAQLAVFVFILCLFSIIVVNTFMETHHAFIRR; from the coding sequence GGGCTTGCGGGCGTTGCCGCGCGCAGCGCCCTGTGGCGCAAGATAGGCTGTAGCGTGGCGCTGGCGGGCTTTGCCTGTCAGACGCTCATGCTCTTTCTGGGCTTTCACAAGGCCCTGCCCGGCGGCCTGAGCGCTGGCGCGTACTTTCAGCTCATGGCCTGGTTTGTGGTGCTCTGCGGCATTGCCGCCTGGGCCAAGCTGCGGCAGGAGATTCCGCTGGTATTCGCCACGCCGCTCGGGCTTATGCTCTTTGCCATGTCGGCCCCGTATCTGGCCTCAGTGGTGCAGGTTCCGCCCTCTCTCAACACCTCGTTTTACGCCCTGCACATCGGTTCGCTCTTTTTGAGCCTTGCCCTGCTGGCGCTGGCCTTTGCCGCCGGGGCGCTGTTTCTGTTCATGGAGGGGCGCATCAAGAGCAAGCTGACCATGAAGGGCTTTTGGCTCGACATGCCCGCCCTCTCCATGCTTGATAAAATCAACGCCATCACGACCATGATCGGCTTTCCCATGTACACTCTGGGCATCGTTTCCGGGCTTATCTGGGCCAAGCCGGTATTTGGCGGCACGGTGACGGGCGACCCCAAGGAAGTTATCAGCATTGTGATCTGGCTGTTCTACTCCGTGCTTTTCCACAACCGCCTCACCAAGGGCTGGAAGGGCCGCAAGCCTGCGCAACTGGCTGTTTTTGTATTTATTCTCTGCCTCTTTTCAATCATTGTGGTGAATACCTTCATGGAAACACACCACGCATTCATCCGGCGCTGA
- the hemA gene encoding glutamyl-tRNA reductase: protein MDCDIFLVGLNHRTASVDVRERFALVNHCDEEHWAVPCVGAVSESVILSTCNRVELLAAGNGDVAGQVLENWAVARGAKPEELKPYVYVHKNLEAVRHLFSVASSLDSMVLGEPQILGQLKTAYRKAVKCHATGVILNRLVHKAFSVAKRVRTETAVASSAVSISYAAVELAKRIFGDMKTHKAMLVGAGEMAELAAMHLLQSGIDEILVANRTLERGQELAKQFKGRAIPFEDMAEHLTEVDIIITSTGSQEPIIRARDIRAVLKARKNRPMFFIDIAVPRDIDPDVNGLDNVYLYDIDDLKEVVEENLATRRDEAAKAADIVNEEVLLFSRWLSSLDVQPTIVDLIQRGERMGQEELAKTLKRLGPVNDETRDALEALVGALVRKLNHDPIMFLKRGSMSQEGNGPRISIARRIFNLDKTGCPYSEEH, encoded by the coding sequence ATGGACTGTGATATCTTTCTTGTCGGCCTGAATCATCGCACTGCCAGCGTGGACGTGCGCGAACGCTTTGCCCTGGTCAACCACTGCGATGAAGAGCATTGGGCCGTGCCGTGTGTTGGCGCGGTGAGCGAAAGTGTGATCCTTTCCACCTGCAACCGCGTGGAGCTGCTGGCCGCCGGCAACGGCGACGTGGCCGGACAGGTGCTTGAAAACTGGGCCGTTGCGCGTGGCGCAAAGCCCGAGGAGCTCAAGCCCTACGTCTACGTGCACAAAAATCTGGAAGCGGTGCGCCATCTGTTTTCTGTGGCGTCCAGCCTTGATTCCATGGTGCTGGGCGAACCGCAGATTCTGGGCCAGCTCAAAACCGCCTACCGCAAGGCCGTCAAATGCCACGCCACGGGCGTCATACTTAACAGGCTGGTGCACAAGGCTTTTTCCGTAGCAAAAAGGGTACGCACAGAAACTGCGGTGGCCTCCAGCGCGGTTTCCATCAGCTATGCCGCCGTGGAACTTGCCAAACGCATTTTTGGCGACATGAAGACCCACAAGGCCATGCTGGTGGGCGCGGGTGAAATGGCCGAACTTGCCGCCATGCACCTTTTGCAGTCGGGCATTGATGAAATTCTGGTTGCCAACCGCACTCTTGAACGCGGGCAGGAGCTGGCAAAGCAGTTCAAAGGCCGGGCTATCCCCTTTGAAGACATGGCAGAGCACCTGACCGAGGTGGACATCATCATCACCTCCACCGGCTCGCAGGAACCCATCATCCGCGCGCGCGACATTCGCGCCGTGCTCAAGGCCCGCAAAAACAGGCCCATGTTCTTTATCGACATTGCCGTGCCGCGCGACATCGACCCGGACGTCAACGGCCTCGACAACGTCTATCTGTACGACATTGACGATCTCAAGGAAGTGGTGGAAGAAAACCTCGCCACCCGCCGTGACGAAGCCGCCAAGGCCGCCGATATCGTCAATGAGGAAGTGCTGCTGTTCTCCCGCTGGCTTTCAAGCCTCGACGTGCAGCCCACCATCGTTGACCTCATCCAGCGCGGCGAACGCATGGGGCAGGAAGAACTGGCCAAGACCCTCAAAAGGCTCGGCCCGGTAAACGATGAAACCCGCGATGCCCTTGAGGCTCTGGTGGGTGCGCTGGTGCGCAAGCTCAACCATGATCCCATCATGTTTCTCAAGCGCGGCAGCATGTCCCAGGAGGGCAACGGCCCGCGCATCAGCATTGCGCGCCGTATTTTCAATCTGGATAAAACTGGCTGCCCTTATTCGGAGGAACACTGA
- the tilS gene encoding tRNA lysidine(34) synthetase TilS, which yields MIKSAPTLQNIPPATARLCLEVERFCLTQLGLAKGSRLLLALSGGADSTALAFVLRLLAPRLGLSVHALSVDHGLRKESAQDAVFTLQLCNILNIPCTVRQADVRKLAENSGFGIEDAARRLRYALLEQERVAVRADFIALGHHAGDVSEDVLLRLTRGTGWPALGGMAARDDERHLLRPLLATDAQSLRALLVECGIDWREDASNQSRQYKRNRLRLDVLPLLREENPSLDRTLHDLWQMARMDEDYWNTALDAALAEHPWIVGGSEAELSAKKNIAEGPSLTLPAKLLASLHPAARLRLYVRAVRFLCRPAVGCGGEDSDSSGQIHGQARARTLLALDDALAKGRGNTRFQLPGGLEAYLKGGSVVFRRCAAGR from the coding sequence ATGATCAAATCTGCGCCTACGCTGCAAAACATCCCGCCCGCTACGGCCCGTCTTTGCCTTGAGGTGGAGCGCTTCTGCCTGACGCAGCTTGGGCTTGCAAAAGGTTCGCGGCTGTTGCTGGCCCTCTCTGGCGGAGCCGATTCCACGGCGCTGGCCTTTGTACTACGCCTGCTGGCCCCACGGCTGGGGCTGAGCGTCCACGCCTTGAGCGTTGACCACGGCTTGCGGAAAGAATCTGCGCAAGACGCTGTATTTACACTCCAGTTATGCAATATTCTGAACATCCCCTGCACAGTGCGGCAAGCCGATGTGCGCAAGCTTGCCGAAAACAGCGGCTTTGGCATTGAAGATGCCGCCCGGCGCTTGCGCTATGCCCTGCTTGAGCAGGAACGCGTTGCCGTGAGGGCCGACTTTATCGCCCTGGGGCACCACGCAGGCGATGTGAGCGAGGACGTATTGCTGCGCCTCACGCGCGGCACAGGCTGGCCCGCCCTTGGCGGCATGGCCGCCCGCGATGACGAGCGCCATCTGCTCCGCCCGCTGCTGGCAACGGACGCGCAATCGCTGAGAGCTTTGCTGGTCGAATGCGGCATTGACTGGCGCGAGGATGCCAGCAACCAGAGCCGCCAATACAAGCGCAACAGGCTGCGGCTGGATGTGCTGCCCCTGCTGCGCGAAGAGAACCCATCCCTTGACCGCACCCTGCACGATCTCTGGCAAATGGCGCGCATGGATGAGGATTACTGGAATACCGCGTTGGATGCGGCTCTGGCTGAGCATCCGTGGATTGTGGGGGGGAGTGAAGCGGAGCTTTCAGCAAAGAAAAATATTGCTGAAGGCCCCAGCCTGACATTGCCCGCAAAGTTGCTGGCAAGTCTGCACCCTGCGGCCCGCTTGCGCCTGTATGTGCGGGCTGTGCGTTTTTTGTGCCGCCCTGCGGTGGGGTGTGGTGGTGAGGATTCTGACAGCTCGGGGCAGATTCACGGTCAGGCAAGGGCACGCACCCTGCTGGCTTTGGATGATGCCCTTGCCAAGGGGCGGGGGAATACGCGGTTTCAGTTGCCCGGCGGGTTGGAAGCGTATTTGAAAGGTGGGAGTGTTGTTTTTCGCCGCTGCGCGGCTGGCAGATAA